The following coding sequences lie in one Spea bombifrons isolate aSpeBom1 chromosome 5, aSpeBom1.2.pri, whole genome shotgun sequence genomic window:
- the SYBU gene encoding syntabulin isoform X2, whose translation MGPQQDLKKMQEREIARSRIPRLILRPYLPKQKASPSSESPFSDEESKGFNLTSSRSARTISSNSFCSDDTGCPSSQSVSPVKTPSDAGVSPVGFCTGSEDDCRHKQVGGGRLADGNIQTVRFKKEIKTALLKTGSEADFSSSSSTGSISAPEVHLTAISGGKKASFSRNRVSHGRGSTCSSAKPASSPPASRDKDLLSVLCRSQLSQVNTHHGYGISSASSSNSGSYKGSDTSPTLRRSMKYTSCDDNHGIKPPTPEQYLTPLQQKEVSIRHLKAKLKESKSTLEEREAEIEDLKSQLARMREDWIEEECHRVEVQLALKEARKEIKQLKLFIETMKNSLVEKDKGIQKYFIDINIQNRKLETLLRSMEIAQDESFQDEPCLDYICNSPGASLTESAIYDKMSEGLLLEDQATEELADCDLLINDDLANKDDLYDEIMETTSKLNDLINLNSTALQSNLETTGFEKVKEKAKWKCSEDPLLMEQAVQTDIVPYSLDLKNLMLKIFKSRNDNPIGSFSLRGLHLKCSSEPATLIDLTPDDPNSAILLSPECLQEAMPTANAHRAMKELDFDGPLSGIPCREIVQVSVPKKHWCDSFLTDFMAVAVPIIPTVMWAFGTQRGNVDPVYNIGTVMRGCCLLALHSLRSTPYRPYI comes from the exons ATGGGACCACAGCAGGACCTCAAG aaaatgcaAGAAAGGGAGATTGCTCGCAGCCGGATACCTCGCTTGATCCTGCGTCCCTATTTGCCAAAACAGAAAGCGTCGCCATCTTCCGAGTCCCCATTTTCTGACGAAGAAAGTAAAGGCTTTAACTTGACGTCAAGTCGATCTGCAAGGACCATAAGCAGTAACAGCTTCTGTTCAG ATGACACTGGATGCCCTAGTAGTCAGTCCGTGTCTCCCGTAAAGACCCCGTCAGATGCTGGGGTGAGCCCTGTGGGGTTTTGTACCGGCAGTGAGGATGATTGTCGCCACAAACAGGTCGGTGGAGGCAGACTTGCAGATGGAAATATCCAGACCGTCCGATtcaagaaagaaataaagacCGCTTTGCTGAAGACAG GAAGTGAAGCTGACTTCAGTTCATCGAGCAGTACCGGCAGTATATCTGCTCCAGAAGTCCATTTAACTGCTATCTCTGGAGGCAAAAAGGCTTCGTTTTCCCGCAA TCGTGTCTCTCATGGAAGAGGCTCTACTTGCTCTTCTGCAAAACCAGCTAGTAGTCCTCCTGCCTCGCGTGACAAGGATCTTTTATCAGTGCTGTGCAGGAGTCAGCTGAGCCAGGTTAACACTCACCATGGCTATGGAATTTCATCGGCTAGTAGCAGCAACTCTGGATCGTATAAAGGAAGCGATACCAGCCCTACTCTGCG GCGCTCAATGAAATACACCTCTTGTGATGATAACCATGGAATTAAGCCTCCTACCCCTGAACAATATTTGACACCACTTCAGCAAAAAGAAGTGTCTATTCGGCACTTAAAAGCTAAACTAAAGGAATCCAAGAGTACTCTGGAAGAGAg GGAAGCAGAGATAGAGGACCTTAAATCTCAGTTGGCTCGTATGAGAGAAGACTGGATTGAAGAAGAGTGTCATCGTGTGGAAGTACAACTTGCTCTAAAAGAAGCAAGGAAGGAAATTAAGCAGCTCAAATTGTTTATTGAAACAATGAAAAATAGTCTGGTTGAGAAGGATAAAGGGATACAAAAGTATTTCATTGATATAAACATTCAAAACCGGAAACTGGAGACATTGTTGCGCAGCATGGAGATTGCCCAGGATGAATCGTTCCAAGATGAGCCCTGTCTGGATTATATCTGTAACTCACCTGGCGCATCGCTGACTGAGAGCGCCATTTATGATAAAATGTCAGAAGGACTCTTGTTGGAAGACCAAGCAACAGAAGAACTGGCAGACTGTGATCTTCTCATCAATGATGACCTCGCAAACAAAGATGACTTGTATGATGAAATCATGGAGACCACAAGCAAACTTAATGATTTGATTAACCTGAATTCCACTGCACTGCAATCTAACCTTGAAACTACTGGTTTTGAGAAGGTTAAAGAGAAGGCAAAATGGAAATGCTCTGAAGATCCCTTATTGATGGAGCAAGCCGTTCAGACAGACATTGTTCCTTATAGTCTTGATCTTAAAAATCTCATGCTGAAGATTTTCAAGAGCCGCAATGACAATCCAATTGGATCATTTTCTCTACGTGGTCTTCATTTGAAGTGTTCCAGTGAGCCAGCAACATTAATAGACTTGACACCTGACGACCCCAATTCTGCAATTCTTTTATCCCCTGAGTGTCTGCAAGAGGCTATGCCAACTGCTAATGCACATCGAGCTATGAAAGAACTTGATTTTGATGGACCTTTATCAGGAATACCCTGCAGGGAGATTGTTCAGGTCTCTGTACCAAAGAAACACTGGTGTGATAGCTTTCTGACAGATTTTATGGCGGTGGCTGTGCCCATAATCCCTACAGTAATGTGGGCATTTGGCACCCAAAGAGGAAATGTTGACCCTGTATACAACATTGGTACCGTGATGCGTGGTTGTTGCCTTTTGGCCTTGCATTCCCTCAGAAGTACACCCTACCGTCCTTACATTTAG
- the EBAG9 gene encoding receptor-binding cancer antigen expressed on SiSo cells, with amino-acid sequence MAITQFRLFKICTCLASLLSFFKRLICRSGRGRKLSGDQITLPTAVDYASVPKQVEDWSSWDDEAPTSVKIEGGNGTLSTQNSMEPQEPDFFKDMAPTIRKTQKIVIKKRETVNFSVPDGNFGFSSRLAATQDIPFVHQSAELGDMETWPENSNAWEEEEDATWQAEDVLRQQKMAEREKRTAEQQRKKMEKELLRQMKKEQNKIGVKLS; translated from the exons ATGGCAATTACACAGTTTCGGTTGTTCAAGATTTGCACTTGCCTTGCATCTCTGCTTTCTTTCTTCAAAAGGCTAATATGCAG atcTGGCCGAGGTAGAAAGCTAAGCGGCGATCAAATCACTCTGCCAACTGCTGTGGACTACGCTTCTGTACCAAAACAA GTAGAGGACTGGAGCTCATGGGATGATGAAGCCCCCACAAGTGTAAAGATTGAAGGTGGTAATGGCACCCTATCTACTCAGAATTCAATGGAGCCACAGGAGCCTGATTTCTTCAAAGATATGGCTCCGACGATCAGGAAAACGCAAAAG ATTGTTATAAAGAAGAGAGAGACTGTAAATTTTAGTGTCCCAGATGGCAACTTTGGGTTTTCCAGTAGGCTGGCAGCCACTCAAGATATTCCTTTTGTTCACCAATCT GCAGAATTAGGCGATATGGAAACCTGGCCAGAGAACTCAAATGCttgggaagaagaggaggatgcTACTTGGCAAGCTGAAGATGTTCTCAG GCAGCAGAAGATggcagaaagagagaaaagaacagCAGAACAACAAAGGAAGAAAATGGAGAAAGAATTACTACGGCAAATGAAAAAAGAGCAGAACAAAATTGGTGTTAAATTATCTTAA
- the SYBU gene encoding syntabulin isoform X1 → MGPQQDLKKMQEREIARSRIPRLILRPYLPKQKASPSSESPFSDEESKGFNLTSSRSARTISSNSFCSDDTGCPSSQSVSPVKTPSDAGVSPVGFCTGSEDDCRHKQVGGGRLADGNIQTVRFKKEIKTALLKTGSEADFSSSSSTGSISAPEVHLTAISGGKKASFSRKHPYRPDPQKRATRITSESRVSHGRGSTCSSAKPASSPPASRDKDLLSVLCRSQLSQVNTHHGYGISSASSSNSGSYKGSDTSPTLRRSMKYTSCDDNHGIKPPTPEQYLTPLQQKEVSIRHLKAKLKESKSTLEEREAEIEDLKSQLARMREDWIEEECHRVEVQLALKEARKEIKQLKLFIETMKNSLVEKDKGIQKYFIDINIQNRKLETLLRSMEIAQDESFQDEPCLDYICNSPGASLTESAIYDKMSEGLLLEDQATEELADCDLLINDDLANKDDLYDEIMETTSKLNDLINLNSTALQSNLETTGFEKVKEKAKWKCSEDPLLMEQAVQTDIVPYSLDLKNLMLKIFKSRNDNPIGSFSLRGLHLKCSSEPATLIDLTPDDPNSAILLSPECLQEAMPTANAHRAMKELDFDGPLSGIPCREIVQVSVPKKHWCDSFLTDFMAVAVPIIPTVMWAFGTQRGNVDPVYNIGTVMRGCCLLALHSLRSTPYRPYI, encoded by the exons ATGGGACCACAGCAGGACCTCAAG aaaatgcaAGAAAGGGAGATTGCTCGCAGCCGGATACCTCGCTTGATCCTGCGTCCCTATTTGCCAAAACAGAAAGCGTCGCCATCTTCCGAGTCCCCATTTTCTGACGAAGAAAGTAAAGGCTTTAACTTGACGTCAAGTCGATCTGCAAGGACCATAAGCAGTAACAGCTTCTGTTCAG ATGACACTGGATGCCCTAGTAGTCAGTCCGTGTCTCCCGTAAAGACCCCGTCAGATGCTGGGGTGAGCCCTGTGGGGTTTTGTACCGGCAGTGAGGATGATTGTCGCCACAAACAGGTCGGTGGAGGCAGACTTGCAGATGGAAATATCCAGACCGTCCGATtcaagaaagaaataaagacCGCTTTGCTGAAGACAG GAAGTGAAGCTGACTTCAGTTCATCGAGCAGTACCGGCAGTATATCTGCTCCAGAAGTCCATTTAACTGCTATCTCTGGAGGCAAAAAGGCTTCGTTTTCCCGCAA GCATCCCTACAGACCAGATCCTCAGAAACGAGCCACCCGGATCACATCTGAGAG TCGTGTCTCTCATGGAAGAGGCTCTACTTGCTCTTCTGCAAAACCAGCTAGTAGTCCTCCTGCCTCGCGTGACAAGGATCTTTTATCAGTGCTGTGCAGGAGTCAGCTGAGCCAGGTTAACACTCACCATGGCTATGGAATTTCATCGGCTAGTAGCAGCAACTCTGGATCGTATAAAGGAAGCGATACCAGCCCTACTCTGCG GCGCTCAATGAAATACACCTCTTGTGATGATAACCATGGAATTAAGCCTCCTACCCCTGAACAATATTTGACACCACTTCAGCAAAAAGAAGTGTCTATTCGGCACTTAAAAGCTAAACTAAAGGAATCCAAGAGTACTCTGGAAGAGAg GGAAGCAGAGATAGAGGACCTTAAATCTCAGTTGGCTCGTATGAGAGAAGACTGGATTGAAGAAGAGTGTCATCGTGTGGAAGTACAACTTGCTCTAAAAGAAGCAAGGAAGGAAATTAAGCAGCTCAAATTGTTTATTGAAACAATGAAAAATAGTCTGGTTGAGAAGGATAAAGGGATACAAAAGTATTTCATTGATATAAACATTCAAAACCGGAAACTGGAGACATTGTTGCGCAGCATGGAGATTGCCCAGGATGAATCGTTCCAAGATGAGCCCTGTCTGGATTATATCTGTAACTCACCTGGCGCATCGCTGACTGAGAGCGCCATTTATGATAAAATGTCAGAAGGACTCTTGTTGGAAGACCAAGCAACAGAAGAACTGGCAGACTGTGATCTTCTCATCAATGATGACCTCGCAAACAAAGATGACTTGTATGATGAAATCATGGAGACCACAAGCAAACTTAATGATTTGATTAACCTGAATTCCACTGCACTGCAATCTAACCTTGAAACTACTGGTTTTGAGAAGGTTAAAGAGAAGGCAAAATGGAAATGCTCTGAAGATCCCTTATTGATGGAGCAAGCCGTTCAGACAGACATTGTTCCTTATAGTCTTGATCTTAAAAATCTCATGCTGAAGATTTTCAAGAGCCGCAATGACAATCCAATTGGATCATTTTCTCTACGTGGTCTTCATTTGAAGTGTTCCAGTGAGCCAGCAACATTAATAGACTTGACACCTGACGACCCCAATTCTGCAATTCTTTTATCCCCTGAGTGTCTGCAAGAGGCTATGCCAACTGCTAATGCACATCGAGCTATGAAAGAACTTGATTTTGATGGACCTTTATCAGGAATACCCTGCAGGGAGATTGTTCAGGTCTCTGTACCAAAGAAACACTGGTGTGATAGCTTTCTGACAGATTTTATGGCGGTGGCTGTGCCCATAATCCCTACAGTAATGTGGGCATTTGGCACCCAAAGAGGAAATGTTGACCCTGTATACAACATTGGTACCGTGATGCGTGGTTGTTGCCTTTTGGCCTTGCATTCCCTCAGAAGTACACCCTACCGTCCTTACATTTAG